The Xiphophorus couchianus chromosome 18, X_couchianus-1.0, whole genome shotgun sequence DNA window CAACACTCCATGAAAGTTGTAAATGGATATTGAGCTATAACATGCTGAAGGTGAAACGTCGGAAAGAGCGGGAGCTTCTCAAAGAGACAGGTGCCAATTTCAAGTCACCAAattgcaaaatcaaattttgttCAAGTCAGGTTAGTACCGCCCCTTTAATGatctatagttttttttaactatatatattatatttgatTTAACAGGGGACAAATCAAAGTAAGCTTTCAAATCAGATCAAAACACCTTCCACTCACTGTGTCCCTCAGAGGTTTCATGACACCCCAGACCCTTTCAGCTGGAATAGTAACTCCAAGCTCCTCTCTGGCTTCCCGCAATGCAGTGGCCACTACATCTCTGTCTGATGGATCACCCTTTCCTCCAGCAAAGCTACAAGGAGGACAGATAATATAGTACTCTGCCTGCAAAtcaatgaaatgtgaaatacaGGAAAATGTTGTGTGTGCTTGTCTTCAGCCTCCCACTAACCTGACGTCTCCTTTGTGCTTGCCCTTCAGCGTACAGGAGCGCAGAGTAAACAGAAACGCCGGTCCTCCTTTATCGTAGCAGAGGGAAACCAAGATGGAAGCCCACTTCCCTTTGTTCTTTCCTTGAGCCTGGCCGGCCCCTTGTCTCACTTTGTCCATGTCGTAGTGCTTCCAGTTGGCCTGCAGGATCTGTCGACATCTATTTTCGTTCTCAGGGGACAGGCAGTCCTTCCAGGTGTCTGTTACACGAGGGACAGCCTGATGAACAGTTCTGATTTGATAGACGGAGTGATAGTGGGTTTGTGCTCGACAGTGGAACTGGTTTGAAATCCGGGGATTAAGTGCTGGCATATTATGAATTGTAGCCGGGCTAAGATCCAAAGGCCAGGAAGTCCTGTTGAATAAACAGTGCCAGAAAGTGCTGAAAACATAAGGTGCTTTGGTTTTGGCAAAGACCTGAGGTTGATGATAATGGCTTTTCAGAATGGCTTTGGAAATAGGGGTTTCAGATATAAGGCCTTCCAGCTGATAATTCTCACTGTCTGCGCTGAAAGACGTCAGTTGAGATGAACAGCATAAAGTCATAGTGTCTTTTTCATGGATTTGATCATGTCTTCTGGCATGAATGTGTCCTACTTCCAAACATGTTGAGTCAATGTGTTTAGAGAAAGCAAAAAGGCGAAATTCTTTTGACAGCTGCAGTGACCTTAAATTACAAGCACACACCAGTGTTCGTGGACCCCTGAACATcctgtaaacaaacagaaaacatacagAGATTAGAACAATGTACAGACAGGTTGTGCGAATTATTGACTCATCAGTATTAAAAAAATGGTCATGTGAACCAGATTAC harbors:
- the nudt8 gene encoding mitochondrial coenzyme A diphosphatase NUDT8 isoform X2 produces the protein MFRGPRTLVCACNLRSLQLSKEFRLFAFSKHIDSTCLEVGHIHARRHDQIHEKDTMTLCCSSQLTSFSADSENYQLEGLISETPISKAILKSHYHQPQVFAKTKAPYVFSTFWHCLFNRTSWPLDLSPATIHNMPALNPRISNQFHCRAQTHYHSVYQIRTVHQAVPRVTDTWKDCLSPENENRCRQILQANWKHYDMDKVRQGAGQAQGKNKGKWASILVSLCYDKGGPAFLFTLRSCTLKGKHKGDVSFAGGKGDPSDRDVVATALREAREELGVTIPAERVWGVMKPLRDTSGMMIAPVLANLGPLEELAFKPNPEEVDEIFTLSLSHLSNPQNRGYTNFRTGNKYGYTLPVFCNGKHRVWGLTAVALDHTIKLLIPPYGSITEVFNG
- the nudt8 gene encoding mitochondrial coenzyme A diphosphatase NUDT8 isoform X1 — encoded protein: MWDMLNRRSLMFRGPRTLVCACNLRSLQLSKEFRLFAFSKHIDSTCLEVGHIHARRHDQIHEKDTMTLCCSSQLTSFSADSENYQLEGLISETPISKAILKSHYHQPQVFAKTKAPYVFSTFWHCLFNRTSWPLDLSPATIHNMPALNPRISNQFHCRAQTHYHSVYQIRTVHQAVPRVTDTWKDCLSPENENRCRQILQANWKHYDMDKVRQGAGQAQGKNKGKWASILVSLCYDKGGPAFLFTLRSCTLKGKHKGDVSFAGGKGDPSDRDVVATALREAREELGVTIPAERVWGVMKPLRDTSGMMIAPVLANLGPLEELAFKPNPEEVDEIFTLSLSHLSNPQNRGYTNFRTGNKYGYTLPVFCNGKHRVWGLTAVALDHTIKLLIPPYGSITEVFNG